A single region of the Macrobrachium rosenbergii isolate ZJJX-2024 chromosome 5, ASM4041242v1, whole genome shotgun sequence genome encodes:
- the LOC136838731 gene encoding uncharacterized protein DDB_G0283697-like codes for MERNIPHVLDVFSCSPRARRRVHATDIDKIAVQMKDAEMGQKNPGSDSAVSVDSSDDESNITKYFDYLNEDDQGNGSASKRKKKKKSSNKEAPGKEDADKENIINNKDNNNKEQKGKEQSPNGHASRKTEYEKDMRHIERHLSMKKTIRKKMMRDLQQAFVEDPGEFQQDPSRMAPEKKNNIDIRNLTFSKSRLSKSEHNFLDMLKDESANEKEKKDRKGGFLGFNNNKNKGSCDNIKDDDSGHGSPSREPAPVKAKSKPDVREVREQPKEEKKVGFWKKLTGKGKNKR; via the exons ATGGAACGCAACATTCCACACGTTCTCGACGTGTTCTCTTGTTCTCCAAGGGCGAGGAGGCGTGTTCACGCTACAGATATTGACAAG ATTGCCGTCCAGATGAAAGACGCCGAGATGGGCCAGAAGAACCCCGGAAGCGATTCGGCGGTGTCAGTCGACTCCAGCGACGACGAGAGCAACATCACCAAGTACTTCGACTACCTGAACGAAGACGACCAGGGCAACGGCAGCGCCTCCAAgcggaaaaagaagaagaagagttcgaACAAAGAGGCCCCGGGGAAGGAAGATGCCGACAAGGAGAACATCATCAACAAcaaggacaacaacaacaaagaacagAAGGGCAAAGAGCAGTCTCCAAACGGACACGCGAGTCGCAAGACGGAGTACGAGAAGGACATGCGACACATCGAGCGCCATCTGTCGATGAAGAAGACCATCCGCAAGAAGATGATGAGAGACCTCCAGCAGGCTTTCGTCGAGGACCCAGGGGAGTTCCAGCAGGACCCCAGCAGGATGGCCCCCGAGAAGAAGAACAACATCGACATCCGAAACCTCACCTTTTCCAAGAGCAGGCTGTCGAAATCGGAGCATAATTTCCTGGACATGCTCAAGGATGAATCGGCCAacgaaaaggagaagaaggaccGCAAAGGGGGATTCTTGggtttcaacaacaacaaaaacaaaggctCTTGCGATAATATCAAGGACGACGACTCGGGTCACGGGTCTCCCTCCAGAGAACCGGCACCGGTCAAAGCCAAGAGCAAGCCAGACGTCAGGGAAGTCAGAGAACAGcccaaagaagagaagaaagtggGCTTCTGGAAGAAATTAACAGGAAAAGGGAAGAACAAGCGGTGA